A portion of the Collinsella aerofaciens genome contains these proteins:
- a CDS encoding D-alanyl-D-alanine carboxypeptidase family protein, which produces MKSLTSFAKRSAQLAAGFVCAIALAAGVPTVAGAQVLTTDNVCGKTADARGITAENLPDIDATNALVMGKDGTVYYARGADEQVKIASITKVMTAILTVENCKMDEKVTVSNAAATVGNSTAGLLEGDELTVEQALRGLMIPSGNDAAIVLAEYVGKKIDPKTKDAEATFVKAMNERAKKLGCTGTLFENPHGLDFDEWAGDMHSTAHDVALMMQEAMKNDTIREVVASEDSWIEVTGADGTDHSHSMDTHNYLLGQDGNIGGKTGTTDDAGYCFTSAYNRDGDEIYTVVLNSTTTDQRFTDTATLANWYYGHKVTVAIANTQEKTANGNPLMARIGQTDWTDKTIDATLADPTAQATVFSLAGEVTEKVSYDDLSGTVHVGDKVGSVTLKQDGTKIAVMDLVADEEGAGPNPIEWLLVKLDRLGRRIDNRPLTAESETVAKAPEV; this is translated from the coding sequence GTGAAGTCCCTCACCTCTTTTGCAAAGCGCTCAGCCCAGCTTGCCGCCGGCTTTGTCTGCGCTATCGCCCTTGCCGCTGGCGTGCCCACCGTCGCCGGCGCCCAAGTGCTCACGACCGACAATGTTTGCGGCAAAACCGCCGATGCGCGCGGCATCACGGCCGAAAACCTGCCCGATATCGATGCGACCAATGCCCTCGTCATGGGCAAAGACGGCACCGTCTACTATGCCCGTGGCGCCGATGAGCAGGTCAAGATCGCCTCGATCACCAAGGTCATGACCGCGATCCTAACCGTCGAGAATTGCAAGATGGACGAGAAGGTCACGGTAAGCAACGCCGCAGCCACCGTGGGTAATTCGACCGCCGGCTTGCTCGAAGGCGACGAGCTTACCGTGGAGCAGGCACTGCGCGGCCTGATGATTCCCTCGGGCAACGACGCCGCCATCGTGCTCGCCGAATATGTGGGCAAGAAGATCGACCCTAAGACCAAAGACGCCGAGGCCACATTTGTGAAGGCCATGAACGAGCGCGCTAAGAAGCTCGGCTGCACCGGTACGCTTTTTGAAAACCCGCATGGTCTGGACTTTGATGAGTGGGCTGGCGATATGCACTCAACCGCACATGACGTGGCGCTGATGATGCAGGAGGCCATGAAAAACGACACGATCCGCGAGGTCGTAGCGAGCGAGGATTCCTGGATCGAGGTCACGGGCGCCGACGGCACCGACCATTCGCATTCCATGGACACGCATAACTATTTGCTGGGCCAAGATGGCAACATTGGCGGCAAGACCGGCACCACCGACGACGCGGGCTACTGCTTCACGAGCGCCTACAACCGCGACGGCGACGAGATCTACACCGTCGTTTTGAACTCCACCACCACCGACCAGCGCTTTACCGATACCGCCACCCTTGCCAACTGGTACTACGGCCACAAGGTGACGGTCGCAATCGCCAACACACAGGAAAAGACCGCCAACGGCAACCCGCTTATGGCGCGCATTGGCCAAACCGACTGGACGGATAAGACGATCGACGCCACACTCGCCGATCCCACGGCGCAAGCGACCGTGTTTTCCCTTGCCGGCGAGGTGACCGAAAAGGTTAGCTACGACGATCTTTCGGGCACGGTGCATGTGGGCGACAAGGTGGGTAGCGTCACGCTCAAGCAGGACGGCACCAAGATCGCCGTCATGGACCTAGTTGCCGACGAGGAAGGCGCAGGGCCGAATCCCATTGAATGGCTGCTCGTGAAGCTCGATCGCTTGGGCCGTCGCATCGACAACCGCCCACTCACGGCAGAAAGCGAGACCGTCGCCAAGGCGCCCGAGGTGTAG
- the pstB gene encoding phosphate ABC transporter ATP-binding protein PstB, which translates to MTAAAAVEPTELEELMKAQAEAAHEREVGDATRPTAEDLAASPTRIDVEGLDLFYGDHHALKDVNIKIRDKQITSFIGPSGCGKSTLLRCFNRMNDGIKDCRIEGKIALDGQDILGDYDICRLRQRVGMVFQRPNPFPMSIYDNVAYGPRGMGVRDRVVLDELVEDSLRRAALWDEAKDKLKESGLGLSGGQQQRLCIARALAVQPDILLMDEPTSALDPVSTLVVEQLACELKETCTLVVVTHNMQQAARISDSVAFFLLGELVEHAPTAQLFKNPTDPRTADYLTGRFG; encoded by the coding sequence ATGACGGCTGCTGCGGCTGTGGAGCCCACGGAGCTTGAAGAACTCATGAAAGCGCAGGCCGAGGCCGCGCACGAGCGCGAGGTTGGGGATGCGACTCGCCCCACGGCAGAGGATCTTGCCGCCTCGCCGACGCGAATCGATGTTGAGGGCCTCGACCTGTTCTATGGCGACCACCATGCGCTCAAGGACGTGAATATCAAGATCCGCGACAAGCAGATTACCTCGTTCATCGGGCCTTCGGGCTGCGGAAAGTCCACGTTGCTGCGCTGCTTTAACCGCATGAACGACGGCATCAAGGACTGCCGAATCGAGGGCAAGATTGCGCTCGATGGTCAAGATATCCTGGGCGACTACGACATCTGCCGCCTTCGCCAGCGCGTGGGCATGGTGTTCCAGCGCCCCAACCCGTTTCCCATGAGCATCTACGACAACGTCGCCTACGGTCCTCGCGGAATGGGAGTGCGCGATCGCGTCGTGCTCGACGAGCTGGTCGAAGACTCCCTGCGACGCGCCGCCCTGTGGGACGAGGCCAAGGACAAGCTCAAAGAGTCGGGTCTGGGTCTTTCGGGCGGCCAGCAGCAGCGTCTGTGCATCGCCCGCGCACTTGCCGTGCAGCCCGACATTCTGCTGATGGACGAGCCGACCTCGGCACTCGATCCTGTGTCGACGCTGGTGGTGGAGCAGCTGGCCTGCGAGCTCAAAGAGACCTGCACGCTCGTGGTCGTTACGCACAATATGCAGCAGGCGGCGCGTATCTCCGATTCGGTCGCATTCTTTTTGCTGGGTGAGCTGGTGGAGCACGCGCCCACCGCGCAACTCTTCAAGAATCCGACCGATCCGCGCACGGCGGATTATTTGACGGGGCGTTTTGGCTGA
- a CDS encoding CpsD/CapB family tyrosine-protein kinase has translation MAKAKNTDKLVVQNAAKTLLANIRFASVDDPIRTITVTSSIPNEGKSTVSINLAQAIATSGKSVLLVEADMRRRSLSDMLGVRSRGGLYAVLSEQISIDQAIVETGQKNFYFLDAEPHIPNPADIIVSHRFAKLVKALSAKFQYVIFDAPPVGTFIDAAEIASLTDGTLFVVREDFTKREEALNAIGQLKKSEKVKLIGTVMNYCETETSEYYYSYYTKDGKKVKKGSDDQGTSKKGIFTNRANV, from the coding sequence ATGGCTAAGGCAAAGAACACCGATAAACTCGTTGTACAGAATGCCGCCAAGACCCTTCTGGCCAACATCCGCTTTGCGAGCGTGGACGACCCCATTCGCACCATCACCGTTACCTCCTCGATTCCCAACGAGGGCAAGTCTACGGTTTCCATTAACCTTGCTCAGGCAATCGCCACGAGCGGCAAGTCCGTGCTTCTGGTCGAGGCCGATATGCGCCGCAGGTCCCTTTCCGATATGCTCGGCGTTCGTTCGCGCGGCGGACTCTATGCGGTCCTTTCCGAGCAGATCTCCATTGACCAGGCAATTGTCGAGACGGGTCAGAAGAACTTCTACTTCCTCGATGCCGAGCCGCATATTCCCAATCCTGCCGACATCATCGTCTCTCACCGCTTTGCCAAGCTGGTAAAGGCGCTGTCCGCCAAGTTCCAGTACGTCATCTTTGATGCTCCCCCGGTCGGCACCTTCATCGATGCTGCCGAGATTGCCAGCCTGACCGACGGCACGCTGTTCGTGGTGCGTGAGGATTTCACCAAGCGCGAGGAGGCGCTCAACGCCATCGGTCAGCTAAAAAAGTCCGAGAAGGTCAAGCTCATCGGTACCGTTATGAACTACTGCGAGACCGAGACCAGCGAGTACTACTACTCCTACTACACCAAGGACGGTAAGAAGGTGAAGAAGGGCTCCGACGATCAGGGGACTTCCAAAAAGGGCATCTTCACCAACCGAGCAAACGTTTAG
- a CDS encoding sensor histidine kinase, which translates to MVFAPQGKHTLSHRVFVTIFVCAMAVIVAFTVLGAFFVQNTLADATSANLAQETELIAAALDEQQEPIPFLRSLDREDLRITLINKDGSVAYDNEASPSTLPNHGDRPEVIEAFESGLGSAERASSTLDEIMLYRAVALDNGQVVRLAQAQPGVAAILLSMVAPMLLIAAAGAVLSFFMARRESRAIIAPLQEVDLDHPRRSYEHAYAEMVPMLERIESQRQELKRQMAVLADNDRMRREFTANITHELKTPLTAISGYAELIANGMVEGEDDLRNFGGRIYREAGRLAALVNDILTLSNLDEAERATEGETVPIGSTEPIELSRAVYAVEQRLEQVARQANVTISHETKPVVIEGVSRLIDELIYNLASNAIRYNRPGGTVTLQCGTNDEGHPFLAVADTGIGIAPEEQGKVFERFYRVDKSRSKARGGTGLGLAIVKHAALYHHATLDLSSELGVGTTITVTFPIRQDEPFA; encoded by the coding sequence GTGGTCTTCGCCCCCCAGGGAAAACATACGCTGTCGCACCGCGTTTTTGTGACGATCTTTGTCTGCGCCATGGCGGTTATCGTGGCGTTTACGGTGCTGGGTGCGTTCTTTGTGCAAAACACCTTGGCGGATGCCACGAGTGCCAACCTGGCGCAAGAAACCGAGCTCATTGCTGCCGCCCTCGACGAGCAGCAGGAGCCCATCCCGTTCTTGCGTAGCCTCGATCGAGAGGACTTGCGCATCACGCTGATTAACAAGGATGGATCGGTTGCCTACGACAACGAGGCGTCGCCTTCCACACTGCCCAACCATGGCGATCGCCCCGAGGTCATCGAGGCCTTTGAGAGTGGTTTGGGTTCCGCGGAGCGCGCAAGCTCTACGCTCGACGAGATTATGCTGTATCGCGCCGTCGCCCTTGATAACGGCCAGGTTGTCCGCTTGGCACAGGCCCAGCCTGGCGTTGCGGCGATTTTGCTGTCGATGGTGGCGCCGATGCTGCTTATCGCGGCAGCGGGTGCGGTACTCTCGTTTTTTATGGCGCGCCGCGAGTCCCGTGCCATCATCGCGCCTTTGCAAGAGGTTGATTTGGACCACCCACGCCGTAGCTATGAGCACGCCTATGCCGAGATGGTCCCCATGCTTGAGCGTATCGAGTCGCAGCGCCAGGAGCTCAAGCGCCAAATGGCGGTGCTAGCGGACAACGACCGTATGCGCCGCGAGTTCACGGCGAATATCACTCATGAGCTCAAGACGCCGCTTACGGCGATTTCGGGCTATGCCGAGCTCATCGCAAACGGCATGGTCGAGGGCGAGGACGACCTGCGCAACTTTGGCGGTCGCATCTATCGTGAGGCGGGCCGCTTGGCAGCGCTCGTCAACGACATCCTTACGCTGTCTAACTTGGACGAGGCCGAGCGTGCAACTGAGGGCGAGACGGTGCCCATTGGGTCCACGGAGCCTATTGAGCTCTCGCGCGCCGTCTATGCGGTTGAGCAGCGTCTTGAACAGGTCGCCCGTCAGGCGAATGTGACGATAAGTCATGAGACCAAGCCTGTGGTCATCGAGGGCGTGTCGCGCTTGATTGACGAGCTCATCTATAATCTGGCAAGCAACGCCATCCGCTACAATCGACCCGGCGGTACGGTTACGCTGCAGTGCGGCACCAACGACGAAGGCCATCCGTTCCTTGCGGTCGCCGACACGGGAATCGGTATCGCGCCTGAAGAACAGGGCAAGGTATTTGAGCGGTTCTATCGCGTGGACAAGAGTAGGTCCAAGGCGCGCGGCGGAACCGGTCTGGGGCTTGCAATTGTCAAGCATGCGGCCCTGTATCATCACGCCACGCTCGATTTGTCGAGCGAGTTGGGCGTGGGAACCACCATTACGGTGACGTTTCCCATACGGCAGGACGAGCCATTCGCATAG
- a CDS encoding response regulator transcription factor — protein MIYYVEDDDNIRDLTVYALRKQGIEAEGFSCDGEFKAAVARRVPDAVLLDIMLPDTDGLAIMRRLRADRLTATVPIMMLTAKDTELDKVMALDGGADDYLTKPFSLMELASRCRALLRRGGMVKQASDVLSVGDIVLSPSHREVTVAGESLKLTLREFDLLEYLMRKPGVVFTRESLLQSVWGWDFDGGSRTVDVHVQTLRQKLGEHASAIETVRGVGYRLAEPSAGDGAEGDDTAATASEE, from the coding sequence ATGATCTATTACGTCGAGGACGATGACAACATCAGGGATTTGACGGTCTATGCGCTGCGCAAGCAGGGGATTGAGGCCGAAGGCTTTTCGTGCGACGGTGAGTTTAAGGCTGCCGTGGCGCGACGGGTACCCGATGCCGTCCTGCTCGACATCATGCTGCCCGATACCGATGGCTTGGCGATTATGCGTCGACTGCGTGCCGATCGCCTGACGGCGACGGTGCCCATCATGATGCTTACCGCCAAGGATACCGAGCTCGACAAGGTGATGGCGCTCGATGGCGGTGCCGACGATTACCTGACTAAGCCGTTTTCGCTCATGGAGCTCGCCAGCCGCTGCCGCGCACTGCTGCGTCGCGGCGGCATGGTCAAACAGGCAAGCGATGTGCTCAGCGTGGGCGACATCGTGCTCTCGCCCAGCCATCGTGAGGTGACTGTTGCCGGCGAGTCGCTTAAGCTCACCCTGCGCGAGTTCGACCTGCTCGAGTACCTCATGCGCAAGCCCGGCGTGGTCTTTACCCGCGAGTCGTTGCTGCAGAGCGTGTGGGGCTGGGACTTCGACGGCGGTTCGCGCACCGTTGACGTGCACGTGCAGACGCTTCGCCAAAAACTGGGCGAGCATGCCAGCGCCATCGAGACCGTGCGCGGCGTGGGCTACCGCTTGGCCGAGCCTTCTGCCGGTGATGGTGCCGAAGGTGACGACACCGCGGCCACCGCATCGGAGGAGTAA
- a CDS encoding response regulator transcription factor, with protein MNERILVVDDEKAIADLVGIYLTKEGFDVQIAYSGADAAKAILEQEFDLALLDVMLPDIDGFELLRTIRSSHTYPVIMLTARDAQQDKIEGLSLGADDYVVKPFRPLELIARVHAQLRRYTSYGSRAQAAESPTIQLDGLEINRDARSVTVDGSPVRLTPIEYSILLYLVEHRGSVAAVEDLFRAVWNEDFMPGSNNTVMVHIRHLREKIGDDAQKPRFIKNVWGVGYIIE; from the coding sequence ATGAACGAGCGCATTTTGGTAGTTGATGACGAAAAGGCCATCGCCGACTTGGTTGGTATCTACCTTACAAAAGAGGGCTTTGATGTCCAGATTGCCTATAGCGGGGCCGATGCCGCCAAGGCAATCTTGGAGCAGGAGTTCGATCTGGCGCTGCTGGATGTCATGCTGCCCGATATCGATGGGTTTGAGCTGCTGCGTACAATCCGTTCCAGCCATACCTATCCCGTGATCATGCTGACGGCGCGCGATGCCCAGCAAGACAAGATCGAGGGCCTTTCGCTTGGCGCGGACGATTACGTGGTTAAGCCGTTCCGTCCGCTGGAGCTCATCGCGCGCGTGCACGCTCAACTTCGCCGCTACACCAGCTACGGTAGCCGTGCACAGGCGGCCGAGTCGCCGACCATTCAGCTCGACGGCCTGGAGATCAACCGCGATGCTCGTTCCGTGACAGTGGACGGTTCACCGGTTCGCCTCACGCCCATCGAGTATTCCATCTTGCTGTATCTGGTCGAGCATCGCGGCAGCGTGGCGGCCGTGGAGGACCTGTTCCGCGCGGTGTGGAACGAGGACTTTATGCCCGGCTCCAACAATACGGTGATGGTGCACATTCGCCACCTGCGCGAAAAGATCGGCGACGACGCACAAAAGCCGCGCTTTATCAAAAACGTCTGGGGCGTCGGCTACATAATCGAATAG
- a CDS encoding YveK family protein codes for MTLLELFQLLKKHLQLVITLPVVCAIAMGIVSFVAMDNTYTATTSMYILAKTDDSGQMSYNDLSASQMLSNDIATLLDSDSVKSGAANELGLTDLDDYKVSVSSETTTRVITLSVTGTDAKETAKVAKAMASSVSTVAQNVGAAQSINVIDEAKTPEAPSGPKRMLYVAVAFLAGIFIAVAYVVLADMLNTRIRGAEEAEELLGIPVVGRIPAMKGGK; via the coding sequence ATGACCCTTCTCGAACTGTTCCAGCTGCTGAAGAAGCACCTTCAGCTGGTCATCACCCTTCCGGTGGTCTGCGCGATCGCCATGGGCATCGTGTCCTTCGTTGCGATGGACAACACCTATACCGCGACGACGAGCATGTACATTCTCGCCAAGACCGACGATAGCGGTCAGATGAGCTACAACGATCTCTCGGCGAGTCAGATGCTTTCCAACGATATCGCCACGCTGCTGGATAGTGATAGCGTTAAGAGCGGCGCAGCCAATGAACTGGGCCTCACCGATCTGGATGACTACAAGGTGTCTGTTTCCTCCGAGACCACCACGCGTGTCATTACGCTTTCGGTTACCGGCACCGATGCCAAGGAGACGGCTAAGGTCGCAAAGGCCATGGCCAGCTCGGTGAGTACGGTCGCTCAGAACGTCGGCGCTGCCCAGAGCATCAACGTTATCGACGAGGCTAAGACCCCCGAAGCCCCCAGCGGTCCCAAGCGTATGCTGTACGTTGCTGTCGCGTTCCTCGCGGGCATCTTTATCGCAGTTGCCTATGTCGTTTTGGCAGACATGCTCAACACCCGCATCCGCGGTGCCGAAGAGGCAGAAGAGCTCCTGGGCATTCCCGTTGTTGGCCGAATTCCGGCTATGAAAGGTGGTAAATAG
- a CDS encoding tetratricopeptide repeat protein yields MAERPTYRLRFLDPKKRFPAMPEQPAGRSYGVVWKLFGEDQHESCYVVEFVGKSHVSLLGYVSVSGEVYKVDRPVCEAPLPNDPDMELVLDESDSSIGEIMVREANGAMRACAQTAGSPEGPMREQSDHETWNSTRALPYGEFMASMFLRYVIFANSESAIVNTADAGGLDEGMQNVVDKIKLVKLPEPVEVFLGFNTAPLPDAIETLLYRVDHAENPSGIERYAAALMSEIDLPRLRTIAAKSEMSLARIDRSKIFYLNFDRSLLDQDEIDMLLAVECRLNRLSGILERIGAGLVPTASSPSLEGCALFDAWHIAKTTNDVPRLLDTASSDNPWGKPGTVACQPGGEWDVRTRFARIVEALNVVTRLDYTYRANVAEGIMLVRFGQSVVDAMPQREYDAQDDAWRELDEDTRAIWAAEHDARVALTLAAACFAAGTCITRCYVQIAATDSEQGERVVATYFFGRAAYLADCVPVAKDLESMDMDDMPCKRVLEAYESTAPETIEPAEVHARPRDDHRTLPPALRNLLLADTADELEVMEEDDDPYVARVVELREQAKVDRTGAFEGFSRLVEELEAKCAVAELLATGPVQTQFCDNQLVRMVLPVLEEDRSVRILRAPDALYFAQHEICSFYAEQEDFERALPEVRHLYDLARSSMQSHFALINVLARLERFDEIIEVARHGLRIASDRSAIGYLFYRLAFAYWNCDQLDLALACYRLVPRGEESGSSALEEMQGLMNEMGVSEPPTFEEAVETIRKAGLELPPVSAVTNQLADAAVQLVDNGFFFLARGCIFQMWRTMGNDELGSFNRSLG; encoded by the coding sequence GTGGCAGAGCGTCCGACATACAGGCTCAGGTTTCTCGATCCCAAAAAGCGCTTTCCGGCGATGCCCGAGCAGCCTGCGGGGCGCTCATATGGCGTGGTCTGGAAACTCTTTGGCGAGGACCAGCATGAATCTTGTTATGTCGTCGAATTCGTTGGCAAAAGTCATGTGTCGCTTTTGGGCTACGTAAGCGTTTCGGGTGAGGTGTACAAGGTGGACCGCCCCGTCTGCGAGGCTCCGCTGCCCAACGATCCCGACATGGAACTGGTCCTTGACGAGTCGGATTCCAGTATTGGTGAGATTATGGTAAGGGAAGCCAACGGTGCAATGCGCGCGTGTGCGCAAACTGCCGGCTCTCCCGAAGGCCCCATGCGCGAGCAGTCCGACCACGAGACATGGAATTCGACCCGCGCCCTTCCTTACGGCGAGTTCATGGCCTCGATGTTCTTGCGCTACGTGATATTTGCCAACTCCGAAAGCGCTATTGTGAACACGGCGGACGCCGGCGGACTCGACGAGGGTATGCAAAACGTAGTCGACAAGATCAAGCTCGTAAAGTTGCCCGAGCCGGTCGAGGTGTTTTTGGGCTTTAACACGGCACCGCTCCCCGATGCTATCGAGACGCTGCTTTACCGCGTTGACCATGCCGAGAATCCGAGCGGTATCGAGCGCTATGCCGCCGCCCTTATGAGCGAAATTGACTTGCCCCGCCTGCGCACCATCGCTGCCAAGTCCGAGATGAGCCTGGCTCGCATTGATCGCTCAAAGATTTTCTATCTCAATTTTGATCGTAGCCTGCTGGACCAGGACGAGATTGACATGCTGCTTGCCGTCGAGTGCCGTCTCAACCGCCTCTCCGGCATCCTTGAGCGCATCGGGGCCGGATTGGTCCCTACGGCATCCTCGCCGAGCCTTGAGGGCTGCGCGCTCTTTGATGCGTGGCATATCGCCAAGACGACCAACGATGTTCCCCGACTGCTCGATACGGCTTCGAGCGATAACCCGTGGGGCAAGCCGGGTACGGTGGCTTGCCAGCCGGGCGGCGAGTGGGACGTGCGCACCCGTTTTGCGCGAATCGTTGAGGCGCTCAACGTGGTCACGCGGCTCGACTATACCTATCGGGCAAACGTTGCCGAGGGGATTATGCTCGTTCGGTTTGGGCAGTCTGTCGTTGATGCCATGCCGCAACGTGAATACGACGCTCAGGATGACGCCTGGCGCGAGCTGGACGAGGACACGCGGGCGATCTGGGCCGCGGAGCACGATGCGCGCGTGGCACTCACGCTTGCGGCAGCGTGTTTTGCCGCGGGCACCTGCATCACGCGCTGCTATGTGCAGATTGCTGCTACCGACAGTGAGCAGGGCGAGCGCGTTGTCGCAACGTATTTCTTTGGGCGTGCGGCCTATCTGGCCGATTGCGTGCCTGTCGCCAAGGATCTTGAGAGCATGGACATGGACGATATGCCGTGCAAGCGTGTGCTTGAGGCGTATGAGTCAACCGCTCCGGAGACGATTGAGCCTGCGGAGGTTCATGCTCGTCCGCGTGATGACCATCGCACGCTGCCGCCGGCGCTGCGCAATCTGCTGCTTGCCGATACGGCTGACGAGTTGGAGGTCATGGAAGAGGACGACGACCCATACGTGGCCCGTGTTGTTGAATTGCGCGAGCAGGCAAAAGTCGACCGTACAGGTGCTTTTGAAGGCTTTTCCCGTCTTGTCGAGGAGTTGGAGGCTAAGTGCGCCGTCGCCGAGCTTTTGGCGACAGGTCCGGTTCAAACGCAGTTTTGCGATAACCAGCTGGTGCGCATGGTGCTACCGGTGTTGGAAGAAGACCGCTCGGTGCGGATCCTTCGTGCGCCCGATGCGCTGTACTTTGCCCAGCACGAGATTTGCAGCTTTTACGCCGAGCAAGAGGACTTTGAACGAGCACTGCCCGAGGTGCGCCATCTTTACGATCTGGCGCGCTCGTCCATGCAATCGCACTTTGCGCTCATCAACGTGCTTGCGCGTCTGGAGCGCTTTGACGAGATTATCGAGGTGGCGCGCCACGGCCTACGTATTGCCAGCGATCGTTCTGCAATTGGCTACCTGTTCTACCGCTTGGCGTTTGCCTATTGGAATTGCGATCAGCTCGACCTGGCGCTGGCTTGTTACCGTCTGGTGCCGCGCGGTGAGGAATCGGGCAGCAGCGCGCTGGAAGAAATGCAGGGCCTTATGAACGAGATGGGCGTCAGCGAGCCTCCGACGTTCGAGGAAGCGGTCGAGACCATCCGCAAGGCTGGACTCGAGCTGCCGCCAGTGTCCGCCGTGACGAATCAGCTTGCAGATGCCGCTGTTCAACTGGTCGACAACGGCTTCTTTTTCCTGGCACGCGGTTGCATCTTCCAAATGTGGCGCACCATGGGCAACGACGAGCTCGGCTCCTTCAACCGCTCGCTGGGGTAG
- a CDS encoding sensor histidine kinase, which produces MTKDDRQAFEVPDRLFEYVRSVVDNRALATVLLFLLSLLLIGIDNIAGILAVLLIGFLLIDRFEIVRRCVVIGGAAWAMTLAIGAMALGGIEGPVLFDAGFVFNMLGFVLALAVCVLFLCGRALYYQGYEQGEQHADCVLAARIQDRLIDHPDTWDNIDGDFLEVEGALNRVRDREHKVQQALRDESHRKDDLVTYLAHDLRTPLASVVGYLSLLQEAPELPVEQRAHFTGVALDKAHRLDALIEEFFDITRFDFHDIVLTRGYVDLGLLLAQVADEFYPILNEQHKEAQVDIREDLTVLVDGDKMARVFNNIMKNAVAYSYEGSTITIEARRRDGGGVRVRFINQGDPIPEAKLKVIFEKFYRLDAARATNRGGAGLGLAIAKEIVCAHGGTVACESTPEHTIFTIELPAA; this is translated from the coding sequence ATGACAAAAGACGATAGGCAGGCATTCGAGGTGCCCGATCGACTCTTTGAATACGTGAGGTCGGTCGTCGACAACCGCGCGCTTGCAACGGTGCTGCTCTTTTTGCTGAGCCTGCTGCTGATTGGCATCGATAACATCGCCGGAATCTTGGCGGTGCTGCTTATCGGCTTTTTGCTGATCGATCGATTTGAGATCGTTCGCCGCTGCGTGGTGATTGGCGGCGCCGCGTGGGCCATGACGTTGGCGATTGGCGCCATGGCGCTCGGCGGCATTGAAGGGCCGGTGCTGTTCGATGCCGGCTTTGTATTCAACATGCTTGGCTTTGTGCTGGCGCTTGCCGTGTGCGTGCTGTTCTTGTGCGGCCGCGCCCTGTACTACCAGGGCTACGAGCAGGGCGAGCAGCATGCCGATTGTGTGCTGGCCGCTCGTATTCAAGATCGCCTGATCGATCACCCCGACACCTGGGACAACATTGACGGCGACTTCTTGGAGGTCGAGGGCGCCCTTAACCGCGTGCGTGACCGTGAGCACAAGGTGCAGCAAGCTCTGCGTGACGAGTCTCATCGCAAGGACGATTTGGTCACGTACTTGGCACATGACCTACGCACCCCGCTTGCCAGTGTGGTGGGCTATCTTTCGCTGCTGCAAGAGGCTCCCGAGCTGCCGGTTGAGCAACGTGCGCACTTTACGGGCGTGGCGCTCGACAAGGCGCACCGGCTCGATGCACTCATCGAAGAGTTCTTCGATATCACGCGCTTTGACTTCCACGATATCGTGCTCACGCGCGGCTATGTTGATCTGGGGTTGCTGCTGGCTCAGGTGGCTGACGAGTTCTATCCCATCCTCAACGAGCAGCATAAGGAAGCCCAAGTTGATATTCGCGAGGACCTGACGGTGCTCGTGGATGGCGACAAGATGGCTCGCGTGTTCAACAACATCATGAAAAACGCCGTTGCCTATAGCTATGAGGGCTCGACCATCACGATCGAGGCCAGACGCCGGGACGGCGGTGGCGTGCGCGTGCGCTTTATCAATCAGGGCGATCCCATCCCTGAGGCAAAGCTCAAGGTGATCTTTGAGAAGTTCTATCGCCTGGATGCGGCGCGTGCGACCAATCGCGGCGGCGCTGGACTGGGGCTTGCCATCGCCAAGGAGATCGTATGCGCGCACGGCGGTACCGTTGCATGTGAATCGACGCCCGAACACACGATATTCACCATCGAGCTGCCCGCCGCATAG